ACGCCATCGCCGAGCCGGAGGTCGCAGGGACGCAGCAGCGGCTCGACGCCTTCACCCATGCGCGCCTGTGGAAGAACCCCTGCGGTTTCGCCGCGCGCTTCAACTATCTGGCGTTGCGCTACAATCAGCCGCTCTACGGCTGGGTCGAGGAGCGCTTCGGCCTGGCCCGCCCGGAATTCGTCGTGCTGTACAGCCTCGGCATCATGGAGGGCGTCACGGCCTCCGAGATCGCCTCCTCCACCGCCTTCCCGAAGAACACGCTGAGCCGCGCGGTCAGCCGGCTCACGAAGCTCGGCCTCATCACCC
The sequence above is a segment of the Phreatobacter oligotrophus genome. Coding sequences within it:
- a CDS encoding MarR family winged helix-turn-helix transcriptional regulator; translation: MEPSAAIDAIAEPEVAGTQQRLDAFTHARLWKNPCGFAARFNYLALRYNQPLYGWVEERFGLARPEFVVLYSLGIMEGVTASEIASSTAFPKNTLSRAVSRLTKLGLITRGTDASDRRAQPLQLTAAGRALLDEAMPRFIAFEEAMLQPLSLIEREQLSTLMAKVVLGMFHAGDGTE